CGGCGACACGGATATTCTCGATGAAATGGAAGCCAAAGGAGAAGTTGAGCCATTGCTGAAAACGACTTTCGGCGAATAATTCTTAAAATTGAGGTTTTATGTCTGATGCATTAGAGGTTGGGGACCGTGCACCGGCGTTTGATTTGCCTGCTGTCTACGGCTACAAGGCGGGCGAAACCAGCCCGTCGGCCGAAGAAAAGGTAATGATTCGCCTGAAGGATTTTCAGGATAAAAAATGGGTGGTTCTGGCGTTTTATGCGCAGGACAGCAGTCCCGAAGACACGCGTTTGATGATCGGGTTCAATGAGTGGAACCGCAAGTTCAAAAAACGCGATGTTGAAGTGATGGGCTGTAGTTGGAATGGAGTCAATGCCCACCAGCAGTTCATCGAAGTCTACCAGTTGGGATTCACTCTTCTGGCGGATGAATACAAAAAAGCCACAGAGGCCTACGGCGTTATCAAGGAAGTCGAGGATCTGGGGCAGATGACCCGCGTTATTGAGCGGACGACCTTTGTGATTGATAAAACCGGAATGATTCGGGGCGTCTGGAGAAATCCGGAAGACCTCAGGAATCACCCTTCTGAAATCTGGGATTTCATTCAAAAAGAAAAAAAGGCCTGATCTATTTTTCTGAAGACTGAAAGTTCGGGGTGGGCTGGTGTTCTGCAAACAGACTCGTGATCGTTTCGCGTATCTGTTGAAGATTGGAGTCGCCTTTATCGGGGCTTGAAGGATCAATACCGACCGCTGGACTGATGATGATATCAACCGGCCCTGGTTTGATCCATCCGCTACCCTTCTTGATAATTTCCCAGGTTCCAATAATTGTTACTGGCGTTGCGGGCGCATTACTACGCAACGCCAGTAGACAACTTCCCTTCTTGAAAGCGCCGATAGAGCCATCGTCGGACCGTGTCCCCTCGGGAAAAATCACCACCGAATTTCCCTTCTTCACCTTGTCTATCGCCACCATGAACGCTTTGTAGGCGTTTTTGCGGTCTTCCCTCTCCACGCTCACATAGCCGGACGCCTTCATGGCCCAGCCAAGAAACGGCACCTTGAACAGGCTGGCCTTGGCGACCCAGCGCATCTGCACTGGCAAATAGCCGGATAAAGCAAAAATATCAAAATATCCCTGATGATTGGCGATGAAGATTTGAGGTCGATTCTGATTTACATGTTCCAGTCCCGACACCCTGACCCGGACGCCGTTCAAGCCGCAAAGGAGCCGGCACCACAGCCGCGACACGTTGTGCGAACGGTTACCGCTGGGATCGATGAAGCCGAACGCAATGACCAGCAAGGCCAGAGGCGGCGTCAACAGGGTGATGAGTATCCAGAAACGGGCGGTATGAAAAAGGGTCGCAGGGGAAGGCAAGATTGAGGCCGATGGATTGAGTTGTTATCTGATGCGTTACGAGGCCCGATACCAGGCGGACCTGATTTGATTTTTTAATAAGGATCCTATTTAGCCATAAATTCATAAAAAGGTAAATCATTGTTCTCGTCGATCTCGCGCTGATTGGGCTTTGCCGGTTGCGTTGCCGTTCTTTTTTTAATACCTTGCTGATTAACGTTTTTTCTCCGGGATTGTTTTTTTCATGAAACGTTTCATCTTGAAATTGATTTTAGCGAGTTTTCTTTGCGGACTGTTCAATCCCGCTTCCCTATGGGCCTGGGGACCGGATGCGCATCGAATCATTGGAGCGGTGGCGGATTTGCACCTGCGCCCTGTCGTGCGCAGTCGTTTGAAAGATGAATACGGCATCGCGGGTCTCTATCAGGTCGCAGATTGGGCGGACAGCGTGCGCAAAAAACGTCGTCAGGGACCCTGGCATTATGTGAATATCGCTCCGGGTGAACGCTTGTATTTGCGTTCTCGAGATTGCGGAAACGGCGATTGCGTCGTGGAAAAGATCAATGAATTTTTCAGCGCTTTGAGTGAACAGGACGCGCCTTTGTCTGAAATTTCTCAGGCGGTCAAATATCTGGTTCATCTGGTGGGAGATGCGCATCAGCCCTTGCATGCGGGCAACCGCGACGATCGCGGAGGTAATTTTATCAAAGTTGAGTTTAAAGGTCGCGAGACCAATCTGCACGCGCTCTGGGACAGCGGTCTGTTGCCGCGAAGCGCGCGTCAGTCAAGGCGTTACGCCGAGACCTTGAATCAGCAAATTTCCGTGGAGGACCGCGCCGAGTGGATTGGGGGCGGGCCTGAGGACTGGGTCAATGAATCGCGCGCGATGGCTCTGGATCACGCTTACACGGCGACGGGCCGTTTGACAAAGCGGTATATTCAAATCAGCATGGAAATGATAGACTTGCGCCTCAGCCAGGCGGGGATTCGTCTGGCGGATTTGCTGAATCGATGCTTCGAATGAAATAATGACAACGTGGGAGAAACGACGCCGATGACTGAGAACCGGATTTATTTTCAACAATTGCTGACAGGGCGGGACGTTGCGACGAACGATGCTTCGGCGCGACAAATGGCCAACTTCATTTATCTCGTAGGAGACGCTGTCACCCGCGAATGCGTGATCATTGACCCGGCCTGGGACATTCCGGGAATTCTGGAAAAGCTGGAAGCGGATGATATGAAGCTCACCGGCGCGCTGGTCACCCATTATCACCCGGACCACGTCGGAGGAGAGATCTTTGGCATGTCCATCACCGGTCTTGCAGAATTGATGGAACTGCAACCGGTTCCGGTTTATGTGAACAAACACGAAGCGCCGGGACTCAAACAGATCACGGGTATTTCCGACTCCGACATGAAGCAGGTGGATGGCGGCGATACTCTGAAGATCGGAGAGGTGACGATTGATTTTGTCCACACGCCGGGGCACACGCCAGGTTCGCAATGTTTTCAGGTGAACGATTCCGTGCTGGCCGGGGACACCCTGTTTTTACAGGGTTGCGGGCGAGTGGATCTGCCGGGCGGCGACAGCAAGGTGATGTACGAAACATTGACGAAGACGCTGAACAAATTTGGCGACGATCTGATCCTTTACCCTGGGCATAATTATGGGCGAAAGACTTCTGCTCCAATGGGCGAAGTGCGCCAGACCAACTCCTATCTCCAGATCGAAAGTTTGCAGGACTGGATGGCCCTGATGGGTCCCTGAGGGGTCGCAGTTGATAACGCCCGATTTTTAAGGAAGCATTGGTATGAAACAAGCGCTGAGTTATCTGGTCATATTTCTTCTTTCGTTTCTCATATTTGACGCATTGACTGTGGTGCTCAGCGTGGCGTTTGCGGTTTGCGCCCTGTTTTATCTTTCGAATCGTTGGATGGAAAAAAGCCAGCTTTAAAAAAGGAAACTCATGAAGGTATCAGGACAACTCCGAAAAATGACTTATGAACCAGCCTCGCCGGTGGAATATTTCCTGAGTCTGGACGAACAGCCAACGCCATTGAAGGACTGTCTCGGCAAGCCGTTCACGATGCGCTACCTTGGAAAAATCACCTGTATCAATTGTGGTCGCGCAACGAAAAAATCCTATGATCAGGGCTATTGCTTTCCCTGCGCGCGCGATTTGCCGGAGAACGCCATGTGCTCCGTCCGACCTGAATTGTGTCAGCATGAATTCGGCAATGATGCGGACAAGGAGTTTTTCAAGGCTTATTGCAAGGTGGATCATTTTGTTTATCTGTCGCTCACCTCGGGCGTTAAGGTGGGCGTGACGCGCCATTTCAATATCCCGGATCGCTGGATCGATCAGGGAGCTGTGAAGGCCGTCGTCATTGCGCGCACGCCGCAACGTCTGTATGCGGGGCAGATCGAGGTGGCGCTGGCTAAGTCGATGAGCGATAAAACCAATTGGCGGAAAATGCTGAAGGGTGAGACTGAAGAGGCGGATCTGGAGACCTTGCGAGAGTCGGTATTGAGTCGCGTTCCCGAAGAACTCAAACAATACACCTTGCCAAACGAAACCGTGCAAGGCCTGTCCTATCCGGTGTTATCGGTCCCGGAGAAAATCAACAGTCATAACCTGGATAAGATTCCCGAGTTCAGTTCGATCCTTACAGGAATCAAGGGGCAGTATCTGATTTTTGAAGACAAGGTGATCAATTTGCGCAAGTACACGGGCTACCATGTCGAGATCAGCGCGGGGTAATTGGCTGATGAGGGTCAAGGGAAGGGCAAAAAAAAACTCCGCTGAGGCGACCTCAGCGGAGTTTTCTATTGGAGCTTGATTAAAGTCAGGCGGCCTGTTTCACCACTTCGCCGCTGAACAAATCTTCTATTTCATCTTCTAGCGGCGTTAATTTGGCGACTTTGATTTTTGTGGCCAGTCCGAAGAATTTCAGGACGCATATCGCCATCCAGGTCATGTCAAACTCCCAGGGGCGCAGTCCGTGTCTTGCGGACGAGGGGAACGCGTGGTGGTTGTTATGCCAGCCTTCGCCCCATGCCAGAAGGCCCACCCACCAGCAATTGGTGGCCAGATCGTCTTGCAAACGAACGTTGACGTATCCAAACATATGCGACGCGCTGTTGACCAGCCAGGTGACATGATAGACCACGATGAGGCGCAGGAAAATTCCCCAGAATACCATCGGCCATCCGCCGATCGCTAAAAGAACCAAACCAAAAGCGATCTGAATTTTGATAAAATGCGCGTCGAGGAACTGATAGAATTTATCGTCGTTGATGTCTTTGGTGTAGGATTGGATGACTTCCTGATTGTCGAATTTGGGATGCGTGTGAACCATCCAGCCCAGATGCGCCCACCAGAAACCCTCGCGGGCGCTATGCGGGTCTTCATCGGTATCGGAACCGGCATGGTGCATGCGATGCTGACCGACCCATTTGATGGGGCCGTTTTCGCAAGCCAATGCGCCGCAGAAGACAACAAAATAGCCGAGCCATTTGGGCAGTTCAAAACTACGATGCGTCAAATAGCGGTGGTAGCCCAGACAAATACCGATCGACGCCGTCAACCAGTATAAAAAAAGCATGACCGCAACTGCGCTCCAGGAAAATCCAAAGGGAAAAAAAGCTGGAATCGCCATCAGATGGAGAAAGATGAAAAAGCCAGTGACTTCCTTGTTAACAGCTTTTACCGGTTTTAAAGACTTGATTTGCGGCATACTTTCCTCGTTATGTAAATTGAGTGTTAGAATGATCCCACGGAAGGATATGTATAGGGCTTATTCTAAAACGGTTTTCAAAAGTCTCGTGTAAAAGTTTTGTAACTTTAAAAGTCATCCAATGATGAACTCATGGATAGTTCATTAGCAAGATCAACGGGTTATGGCTGGCTGGCGGCGGCTGACAGGTTTCATGAATAGATTACGCGCATTATTTCACCCCATTTTTGTTTTTGTCGGGATTCAGGTGGCCTGGATCATTTTGATGGGCATCTGGATCTACTGGTACGTCAAAAATAACGAGAATTTTAAGGAGTTTGCCCAGAAACTGCGTCCCGAATTGCTGGATCGGGATTTTGACTGGGTCATTCTGGCGGAGGGCTGTTTCCTGATGCTGATCATTCTCGCCGGGGTCTATGTGATTTTTGTTTACTGGACCAAGCAGACGCGCCTGAACCGCCTGCACAGCAACTTTGTTTCCAGCGTTTCGCATGAACTCAAATCACCGTTGGCGTCCTTGCAGTTGTATCTGGAGACCATGAAGTATCGCGAAGTGTCTCCGGAGGATCGCAAGGAGTTCATTGAAATGATGCTGGCCGACACCAAGCGTCTCTCCGGTTTGATTGATAATATCCTGCAGTCCAGCAAGTCCGATTCGAAATCCATGCAATTGCAGTTTGAACCGGTGCCGATCCGCGAATTCCTGAATGATATTCTGGGCAATTTCAAAAGACAGTTCGAGGACCGGCGTTTTGAGGTCAGTTTCAACGCCGACAACGATTTCACCTTGTCTCTGGACAAGCGGGCCATGCGCATGGTGTTCAATAACCTGATTGGCAACGCCCTGCGCTACTCCAATCCGGGATCGGCTTTCAACGTCCGTGTCTATCAAAAGGGCAAAGTCTGCTATATTGATTTTAAAGATCAGGGTCTGGGTCTCGACAAGAAGGAAGCCAAGAAAGTGTTCAAGAAATTCTATCGCGTGCAGAAGAAAGACACGCATAATATCGAAGGCGCGGGACTGGGGCTGTTTATTTCCAAGGAAATCGTCAGGCGTCATAGCGGCGAGATCGAGGTGTCCAGCGAAGGCAGAGGGAAAGGGTCGACGTTCACCGTCATACTGCCCATCGCGGTGGATCTTTCGTCGTCCTGAAGGAGCTTGTTTTTGATAGTGACTTCTCTTTATACTGGGTTGGTTTATTTTGACAATTCACCTGCAGGTGTCATGCAATGAAATGCTTCGATAGATTCCCTACGCTTCTCGCAATATTCTTTTTATGGGCTTTGGTTTTGATGACGCCCTCGACGACAGCGTTCGCGGATGAAGCGCTGACTCTGGCAACTGAAACGACGGTGTCGCAAGACGGCGCGGTTCACATAAGCTTGACCGTTACCAATAGCTCAGGAAGCCCTGTGTACCATGTTCACCCGATGTTCCATTTTCACCACGCGATGGTGATGGGCGGAATGATTCACAAGCTCGATCCGGGCGAGAGCGTCCTCATTGAAAACGACGAACACCCGCCCGTACTGCGCGCCGGAAATTATCCGCTGGTGGTCATGGCTCAATACAAAGCCGGGATGAACGATTCGGCCAGCCTCGTGCAAACCCATACCAGTTCTTTTTATTATCAGGAGTCGTTGATTTCCCAAGTTCTTGGAGCCATCGAATATGTGCGCGAGTCGGGGGAGGGCAAGCTGAGGATTTTCCTGAACAACCAGTCGGGATCCCTGAAAAATGTTCGACTCATGCTGTTACTGCCGCCGGGCCTGGTGGCTCAGGAATTTCAGGAAATGAAAGGGTTTACCTTGCGCGGCGGCGAGCGGGTGAGCTTTGAGACGCCGATTCTGGAGACTCAGGCGGCCAGCTTGATGAATGGCAATTATCCGGTGTACCTGCTGGTGGAGTACGCCGAGATGCTCAAACATTACAGCCAGGAAATTCAGGGCGA
This window of the Candidatus Nitrohelix vancouverensis genome carries:
- a CDS encoding redoxin domain-containing protein; the protein is MSDALEVGDRAPAFDLPAVYGYKAGETSPSAEEKVMIRLKDFQDKKWVVLAFYAQDSSPEDTRLMIGFNEWNRKFKKRDVEVMGCSWNGVNAHQQFIEVYQLGFTLLADEYKKATEAYGVIKEVEDLGQMTRVIERTTFVIDKTGMIRGVWRNPEDLRNHPSEIWDFIQKEKKA
- a CDS encoding 1-acyl-sn-glycerol-3-phosphate acyltransferase; protein product: MPSPATLFHTARFWILITLLTPPLALLVIAFGFIDPSGNRSHNVSRLWCRLLCGLNGVRVRVSGLEHVNQNRPQIFIANHQGYFDIFALSGYLPVQMRWVAKASLFKVPFLGWAMKASGYVSVEREDRKNAYKAFMVAIDKVKKGNSVVIFPEGTRSDDGSIGAFKKGSCLLALRSNAPATPVTIIGTWEIIKKGSGWIKPGPVDIIISPAVGIDPSSPDKGDSNLQQIRETITSLFAEHQPTPNFQSSEK
- a CDS encoding S1/P1 nuclease is translated as MKRFILKLILASFLCGLFNPASLWAWGPDAHRIIGAVADLHLRPVVRSRLKDEYGIAGLYQVADWADSVRKKRRQGPWHYVNIAPGERLYLRSRDCGNGDCVVEKINEFFSALSEQDAPLSEISQAVKYLVHLVGDAHQPLHAGNRDDRGGNFIKVEFKGRETNLHALWDSGLLPRSARQSRRYAETLNQQISVEDRAEWIGGGPEDWVNESRAMALDHAYTATGRLTKRYIQISMEMIDLRLSQAGIRLADLLNRCFE
- a CDS encoding MBL fold metallo-hydrolase; its protein translation is MTENRIYFQQLLTGRDVATNDASARQMANFIYLVGDAVTRECVIIDPAWDIPGILEKLEADDMKLTGALVTHYHPDHVGGEIFGMSITGLAELMELQPVPVYVNKHEAPGLKQITGISDSDMKQVDGGDTLKIGEVTIDFVHTPGHTPGSQCFQVNDSVLAGDTLFLQGCGRVDLPGGDSKVMYETLTKTLNKFGDDLILYPGHNYGRKTSAPMGEVRQTNSYLQIESLQDWMALMGP
- a CDS encoding DUF2797 domain-containing protein, giving the protein MKVSGQLRKMTYEPASPVEYFLSLDEQPTPLKDCLGKPFTMRYLGKITCINCGRATKKSYDQGYCFPCARDLPENAMCSVRPELCQHEFGNDADKEFFKAYCKVDHFVYLSLTSGVKVGVTRHFNIPDRWIDQGAVKAVVIARTPQRLYAGQIEVALAKSMSDKTNWRKMLKGETEEADLETLRESVLSRVPEELKQYTLPNETVQGLSYPVLSVPEKINSHNLDKIPEFSSILTGIKGQYLIFEDKVINLRKYTGYHVEISAG
- a CDS encoding acyl-CoA desaturase; protein product: MPQIKSLKPVKAVNKEVTGFFIFLHLMAIPAFFPFGFSWSAVAVMLFLYWLTASIGICLGYHRYLTHRSFELPKWLGYFVVFCGALACENGPIKWVGQHRMHHAGSDTDEDPHSAREGFWWAHLGWMVHTHPKFDNQEVIQSYTKDINDDKFYQFLDAHFIKIQIAFGLVLLAIGGWPMVFWGIFLRLIVVYHVTWLVNSASHMFGYVNVRLQDDLATNCWWVGLLAWGEGWHNNHHAFPSSARHGLRPWEFDMTWMAICVLKFFGLATKIKVAKLTPLEDEIEDLFSGEVVKQAA